In Xiphophorus maculatus strain JP 163 A chromosome 18, X_maculatus-5.0-male, whole genome shotgun sequence, a single genomic region encodes these proteins:
- the LOC102235066 gene encoding ubiquitin-associated and SH3 domain-containing protein B-like, with amino-acid sequence MAAKEDLYSKIIPRRLRQSRPGSMKSSSNLDVLLSMGFSRHRALKSLVSTGGRSVQAACDWLFSHVDDPFLDDPLPREFVLYLRPSGPLQNQLSHFWQQSRVTCGKNKAHNIFPHITLCQFFMCADPKVEALCEALQTTVQQWRGRFPRPLPLELYTSSNFIGLFVEEQVADVLRQFAADFATEAVRKTEVKVEPHKKQLHLTLAYNFPSDHLSSLEKLAKGIEVKLGCDWLAVLFSRDIRFASHETLRVMYPYMPQNDDELELVPGDFIFTSSMDQTSTSEGWVHGTSLATGLSGLLPENYVSLADESDTWVFHGSHSFFSCGPGDKAGKDKGMFDGLLDSRRPDSTGPGDTPALSVICHPMQQVLRLSGSHTRQPKRTVFVCRHGERMDVVFGKHWLTLCSDGKGRYVRSNLNMPPSLPLWGGQRDYDMDAPITVFGSTQARLVGEALLESNTMIDFVYCSPSLRCVQTAQNILKGLQQDGKLKVRVEPGLFEWTKWVSGNSMPAWIPPTDLAAANFSVDTAYRPLIPASKLTVSESYENYMSRSYQVTKDILSDCKSTGNNVLIVAHASSLEACTRQLQGRSPQNAKDFIQVVRKIPYLGFCACEEQGETGMWQLVDPPILPLTHGPNHSFDWKETLLQE; translated from the exons GCTGTTCTCCCATGTGGACGACCCGTTCCTGGACGACCCCCTGCCCAGGGAGTTCGTTCTCTACCTGCGACCCAGCGGGCCGCTCCAGAACCAGCTCTCACACTTCTGGCAGCAGAGCCGGGTCACCTGCGGCAAAAACAAGGCCCACAATATTTTTCCACACATCACTCTCTGTCAGTTCTTCATG TGTGCCGACCCCAAAGTGGAAGCCCTGTGTGAGGCCCTTCAGACCACCGTGCAGCAGTGGAGGGGCCGCTTCCCCCGCCCGCTGCCTCTGGAGCTCTACACGTCGTCCAACTTCATCGGGCTGTTTGTGGAGGAGCAGGTGGCCGACGTCCTCAGGCAGTTCGCAGCCGACTTCGCCACAGAGGCCGTCAGGAAGACAG AGGTCAAAGTGGAGCCTCACAAGAAGCAGCTCCACCTGACGCTGGCCTACAACTTCCCCAGTGATCACCTCTCCTCACTGGAGAAGCTGGCCAAGGGCATCGAGGTGAAGTTGGGCTGTGATTGGCTGGCTGTCCTGTTCTCCCGGGACATTCGTTTTGCTAGCCATGAG ACGCTGAGGGTCATGTACCCCTACATGCCCCAGAACGATGACGAACTGGAGCTGGTTCCTGGGGATTTTATCTTCACGTCTTCCATGGACCAGACCAGCACCAGCGAGGGCTGGGTCCACGGAACCTCGCTGGCCACCGGCCTGTCTGGACTCCTGCCGGAGAACTACGTGAGCCTGGCCGACGAGTCTGACACCTGGGTGTTTCATGG CTCCCACTCCTTCTTCAGCTGTGGACCTGGTGATAAAGCTGGTAAGGATAAAGGAATGTTTGACGGCCTGCTGGACAGCAGACGTCCCGACAGCACCGGTCCTGGAGACACGCCTGCTCTCAGTGTGATCTGCCACCCTATGCAG CAGGTCCTGCGGCTCAGTGGCAGCCACACTCGGCAGCCCAAACGGACGGTGTTTGTGTGCCGGCACGGCGAGAGGATGGACGTGGTGTTTGGGAAACACTGGCTCACTCTCTGCTCGGACGGCAAAG GTAGATACGTACGCTCCAACCTCAACATGCCTCCCAGCCTGCCTCTGTGGGGAGGACAGAGAGACTACGACATGGACGCCCCCATCACTGTGTTTGGGTCCACTCAGGCCCGATTAGTGG GCGAGGCCCTGTTGGAGAGCAACACGATGATAGACTTTGTGTACTGCTCTCCGTCGCTGCGATGTGTTCAGACTGCGCAGAACATCTTGAAAG GCCTGCAGCAGGACGGGAAGCTGAAGGTGCGCGTGGAGCCGGGTCTTTTCGAGTGGACAAAGTGGGTGTCAGGGAACTCCATGCCAGCGTGGATCCCCCCCACTGATCTGGCTGCTGCCAACTTCAGCGTAGACACAGCTTACAG GCCTCTGATCCCGGCCAGCAAGCTGACCGTGTCCGAGTCCTACGAGAACTACATGAGCCGCAGCTACCAAGTCACCAAAGACATCCTGTCAGACTGCAAAAGCACAG GAAACAACGTGCTGATCGTAGCCCACGCGTCCTCCCTGGAGGCCTGCACGCGGCAGCTGCAGGGCCGCAGCCCCCAGAACGCCAAGGACTTCATCCAAGTCGTACGAAAG ATCCCGTACCTGGGCTTCTGTGCCTGTGAGGAACAGGGAGAGACGGGAATGTGGCAGTTAGTGGACCCTCCTATCCTGCCTCTGACTCATGGACCAAACCACTCCTTCGACTGGAAGGAGACTCTTCTGCAAGAATGA